In Tubulanus polymorphus chromosome 8, tnTubPoly1.2, whole genome shotgun sequence, one genomic interval encodes:
- the LOC141910029 gene encoding uncharacterized protein LOC141910029, whose product MNETGRTRLLSLVLLPILFASGAFGNTCTLLIAGSRQFRALSYSNYLIMLSVSDMLVCVALEAMPLLHFWLRELGFGGVLLNSAAACAVYEVVFLASYCNSSWLVVAISLERMAVVSFPLSSRLICTRTFARSAVACVTVGCFAVSSGFFFSMRFKVSLGCYTVPGRHDEYMTAVGSLCYFVPQFLIVAANTAIVVLLFARKGPRSTDRKSATATRTTVMLVTVSVVFTATTFPSMLITLLNKLGVHVIADERMVQVASRLQALNYCINFYVYLLLGKDMRAYFCRHFCKCSTIRH is encoded by the coding sequence ATGAACGAGACGGGTCGCACGCGTCTGCTTTCGCTGGTATTGTTACCGATACTATTCGCGTCGGGTGCGTTCGGGAACACGTGCACTTTGCTGATAGCCGGCAGCCGACAGTTCCGCGCTTTGTCCTATTCGAATTATCTCATAATGTTGTCGGTTAGCGATATGCTCGTCTGCGTCGCTTTGGAGGCGATGCCGCTGTTGCATTTCTGGCTACGGGAACTAGGCTTCGGCGGCGTGCTTCTAAACAGCGCGGCCGCCTGCGCCGTCTATGAGGTCGTGTTCCTCGCGTCGTACTGTAACAGTTCCTGGCTCGTCGTTGCTATTTCGCTCGAGCGTATGGCGGTCGTTTCGTTCCCACTGTCGTCGCGCCTAATTTGCACGAGAACCTTCGCGCGAAGCGCCGTGGCTTGCGTCACGGTCGGCTGCTTCGCCGTGTCGTCGGGCTTCTTCTTCAGCATGCGTTTTAAGGTATCGCTGGGTTGTTACACCGTACCGGGTCGGCACGACGAATACATGACCGCCGTCGGAAGTCTATGCTACTTCGTGCCGCAGTTCCTGATCGTGGCGGCTAACACGGCCATCGTGGTTCTACTCTTCGCGCGTAAAGGCCCGCGCTCGACCGATAGGAAGTCGGCCACCGCTACCCGTACGACCGTCATGCTGGTCACCGTATCCGTCGTTTTTACGGCTACGACTTTCCCGTCGATGTTAATCACGTTGCTGAACAAGCTCGGAGTTCATGTAATCGCAGACGAGAGAATGGTACAGGTCGCCTCGCGTCTACAAGCCCTGAACTACTGTATCAATTTCTACGTATATCTCCTACTAGGCAAAGACATGCGCGCGTATTTTTGTCGACATTTCTGTAAATGTTCAACAATTCGTCACTAA